A single genomic interval of Burkholderia cepacia ATCC 25416 harbors:
- the uvrB gene encoding excinuclease ABC subunit UvrB: MSEHHAETGDALDESKFVTFEGSPFQLYQPYPPAGDQPTAIDTLVEGVEDGLSFQTLLGVTGSGKTFTMANTIARLGRPAIVFAPNKTLAAQLYSEFREFFPRNAVEYFVSYYDYYQPEAYVPQRDLFIEKDSSINEHIEQMRLSATKSLMERRDVVIVATVSAIYGIGNPSEYHQMILTLRAGDKLGQRDVIARLIAMQYTRNEQDFQRGTFRVRGDTIDIFPAEHAELAVRVELFDDEVETLQLFDPLTGRVRQKIPRFTVYPSSHYVTPRDTVMRAVETIKDELRERLEFFHSDGKLVEAQRLEQRTRFDLEMLQELGFCKGIENYSRHFSGAEPGDPPPTLVDYLPPDALMLLDESHVLIGQLNGMYNGDRARKENLVNYGFRLPSALDNRPLKFPEFERKMRQVVFVSATPADYEKRVTGQIAEQVVRPTGLVDPEIEVRPASSQVDDVLAEINARVKAEERVLITVLTKRMAEQLTEFLADHGVKVRYLHSDIDTVERVEIIRDLRLGTFDVLVGINLLREGLDIPEVSLVAILDADKEGFLRAERSLIQTIGRAARNVNGKAILYADNMTESMKRAIGETERRRAKQIAYNEQMGITPRGVVKRIKDIIDGVYNADEARAELKEAQQRAKFEDMSEKQLAKEIKRLEKQMADYAKNLEFEKAAATRDQLALLRERVFGANVGDHVSGGR, encoded by the coding sequence ATGTCCGAACATCATGCCGAAACCGGCGACGCGCTCGACGAATCGAAATTCGTGACCTTCGAAGGGTCGCCGTTCCAGCTGTACCAACCGTATCCGCCCGCAGGCGACCAGCCGACCGCGATCGACACGCTCGTCGAAGGGGTCGAGGACGGCCTGTCGTTCCAGACGCTGCTCGGCGTGACGGGCTCGGGCAAGACCTTCACGATGGCGAACACGATCGCGCGGCTCGGCCGCCCGGCGATCGTGTTCGCGCCGAACAAGACGCTTGCCGCGCAACTCTACTCGGAATTCCGGGAGTTCTTCCCGCGCAACGCGGTCGAGTATTTCGTCTCTTACTACGACTATTACCAGCCTGAAGCCTACGTGCCGCAGCGCGACCTGTTCATCGAGAAGGACTCGTCGATCAACGAGCACATCGAGCAGATGCGGCTGTCGGCGACGAAGAGCCTGATGGAGCGCCGCGACGTCGTGATCGTCGCGACGGTGTCGGCGATCTACGGTATCGGCAATCCGTCCGAATACCACCAGATGATCCTGACGCTGCGCGCCGGCGACAAGCTCGGCCAGCGCGACGTGATCGCGCGGCTGATCGCGATGCAGTACACGCGCAACGAGCAGGATTTCCAGCGCGGCACGTTCCGCGTGCGCGGCGACACGATCGACATCTTCCCGGCCGAGCACGCCGAGCTGGCCGTGCGCGTCGAGCTGTTCGACGACGAGGTCGAGACGCTGCAGCTGTTCGACCCGCTGACCGGCCGTGTGCGGCAGAAGATTCCGCGCTTCACCGTGTATCCATCGTCGCACTATGTGACGCCGCGCGATACCGTGATGCGCGCGGTCGAGACGATCAAGGACGAACTGCGCGAGCGGCTCGAGTTCTTTCATAGCGACGGCAAGCTCGTCGAGGCGCAGCGCCTCGAACAGCGCACGCGTTTCGATCTCGAGATGCTGCAGGAGCTCGGCTTCTGCAAGGGCATCGAGAACTACTCGCGGCATTTCTCGGGGGCGGAGCCCGGCGATCCCCCGCCGACGCTCGTCGACTACCTGCCGCCCGACGCGCTGATGCTGCTCGACGAATCGCACGTGCTGATCGGCCAGTTGAACGGCATGTACAACGGCGACCGCGCACGCAAGGAAAACCTCGTCAACTATGGCTTCCGGCTGCCGTCGGCGCTGGACAACCGGCCGCTCAAGTTCCCCGAGTTCGAGCGCAAGATGCGCCAGGTCGTGTTCGTGTCGGCCACGCCGGCCGACTACGAGAAGCGCGTGACCGGGCAGATCGCCGAACAGGTCGTGCGGCCGACGGGGCTCGTCGATCCGGAAATCGAAGTGCGGCCGGCGAGCTCGCAGGTCGACGACGTGCTCGCCGAGATCAACGCGCGCGTGAAAGCCGAGGAGCGCGTGCTGATCACCGTGTTGACGAAGCGCATGGCCGAACAGCTCACCGAGTTCCTGGCCGACCACGGGGTCAAGGTGCGTTACCTGCACAGCGATATCGACACGGTCGAGCGTGTCGAAATCATCCGTGACCTGCGGCTCGGCACGTTCGACGTGCTGGTCGGGATCAACCTGCTGCGCGAAGGGCTCGACATTCCCGAGGTGTCGCTGGTCGCGATCCTCGACGCGGACAAGGAAGGCTTCCTGCGCGCGGAACGCTCGCTGATCCAGACGATCGGCCGGGCCGCGCGGAACGTGAACGGCAAGGCGATCCTCTACGCGGACAACATGACCGAGTCGATGAAGCGCGCGATCGGCGAGACCGAGCGGCGCCGCGCGAAGCAGATTGCCTACAACGAGCAGATGGGCATCACGCCGCGCGGTGTCGTGAAGCGCATCAAGGACATCATCGACGGCGTCTACAACGCGGACGAGGCACGCGCCGAGCTGAAGGAAGCCCAGCAGCGTGCGAAATTCGAGGACATGTCGGAAAAGCAGCTCGCCAAGGAAATCAAGCGCCTCGAGAAGCAGATGGCCGACTACGCGAAGAACCTCGAGTTCGAGAAGGCTGCCGCGACCCGCGACC